One Hevea brasiliensis isolate MT/VB/25A 57/8 chromosome 5, ASM3005281v1, whole genome shotgun sequence genomic region harbors:
- the LOC131169038 gene encoding uncharacterized protein LOC131169038 isoform X2, whose product MGMKDLFLMYPEELKLNMHEVIQKLCGRFGDEDKMVRETLYQLLKSVIFPTCNEDMPFIHLMMGYIFVAMANLAIEVRLMAFKFFDLIVQYYPAAFSLHGEKVLQNYADILQKNQFCLEDKGRLKNVLVGLLRCLSLLPSKKVEVDTFKKEVHRRVLHAYEPTRPTDFAESYASMSDQGISLVLLKKFLGVFPFNAVHSEKDDDRYFSLNVVIAEIFLHLDEWIRPPAELLEKFLAFMEHALLDKIHGETRSGREKQMLTLVHFMPKLVAQVIGDWKSRLLQAFTKTFLDCKPESSVKLACLAAIEEMLFSRKGMWQPDGYDPEVVGPLITWIRELPVLLILLGDRHPSSSEAVLHLLLDLGRFASPGTFLAKEYDEVQKSLQEFYCTYQEGDKCYGPFTRLPLECQKLSIYSLAYFSHLDSPLLTSVTLCCLRPDLDEDVLFLIIEHLHSIFRRGKIEIQDHLSFFVTLVTRFNVFPENIRSAIEEGTKFSNRGTFKELIGVVFSCLEQMGDASLVLFLLEREILKQILLKPPLDNACAMLRILVRLDSKPTRLSEESIINLSNFIPSYLIDVVHCMGGFDAEPKEAHFRTLMDYIVPCFYMFESSRKLLNLVLNGMGSMITESRINDIVSVLMLMLKDDKMNRIISSSRAEFDHVSHSIRSLKLEDSSLTVGERHRIQYALEQLKTVRSSLDQEMQRAKQDMLP is encoded by the exons ATGGGTATGAAGGATTTATTCCTTATGTATCCGGAAGAGCTCAAATTGAACATGCATGAAGTTATACAAAAACTATGTGGACGTTTTGGAGATGAGGATAAAATGGTTCGAGAAACCCTTTATCAACTTCTCAAATCAGTAATTTTTCCTACCTGCAACGAG GATATGCCTTTCATTCATTTAATGATGGGATACATTTTTGTCGCAATGGCAAATTTAGCAATTGAAGTTCGGCTTATGGCTTTCAAGTTTTTTGATCTCATTGTACAGTATTATCCAGCTGCATTTTCATTACATGGTGAAAAG GTTCTTCAAAATTATGCGGATATTCTGCAGAAGAACCAGTTCTGTTTAGAAGACAAGGGCAGGCTCAAGAATGTGCTTGTTGGTTTGTTGCGCTGCTTGTCACTGTTGCCATCTAAAAAAGTAGAAGTTGACACATTCAAGAAG GAAGTCCATAGGCGCGTGTTGCATGCTTATGAGCCTACGAGGCCTACAGATTTTGCTG AATCATATGCATCTATGTCGGATCAAGGCATCTCATTGGTGCTACTGAAGAAGTTTCTAGGTGTATTTCCGTTCAACGCAGTGCATTCAGAAAAG GATGATGACCGATATTTTTCCCTGAATGTTGTGATTGCTGAAATATTTTTGCACTTAGATGAATGGATCCGCCCTCCTGCTGAGTTACTAGAGAAATTTCTTGCATTCATGGAGCATGCACTGCTTGACAAG ATCCATGGTGAAACAAGGTCTGGCAGAGAAAAGCAGATGCTTACACTGGTTCATTTTATGCCAAAACTTGTAGCACAAGTGATAGGCGACTGGAAGTCTCGCCTTCTACAG GCATTTACAAAGACATTCCTTGATTGCAAACCAGAGTCTTCAGTAAAATTGGCTTGCCTTGCCGCAATTGAAGAAATGCTTTTTTCT AGAAAAGGAATGTGGCAACCAGATGGATATGATCCAGAAGTAGTGGGCCCTCTTATTACTTGGATAAGAGAGCTACCTGTGTTGTTAATCCTGCTCGGTGATAGGCATCCATCCTCTTCTGAG GCTGTGTTGCATCTTCTGCTTGACCTGGGTCGATTTGCTTCACCGGGTACTTTCCTTGCAAAGGAATACGACGAGGTGCAAAAGTCGCTACAAGAATTTTACTGCACGTATCAAGAAG GGGATAAATGTTATGGTCCTTTCACAAGGCTTCCATTGGAGTGTCAAAAACTCTCCATCTATAGTCTTGCTTACTTTTCTCACCTAGATTCACCTTTGCTGACGTCAGTAACTTTATGTTGCCTCC GTCCTGACTTGGATGAAGATGTCTTGTTTCTGATCATAGAACATTTGCATTCAATATTTAGACGCGGCAAAATTGAGATACAGGACCACCTTAGCTTCTTTGTCACGCTAGTCACCCGTTTCAATGTTTTTCCAG AAAATATTCGCTCTGCAATTGAGGAAGGTACAAAGTTCTCAAATCGTGGAACTTTCAAGGAATTGATTGGTGTTGTTTTCTCATGCCTGGAACAGATGGGTGATGCTTCCCTAGTTTTATTTCTATTGGAGAGAGAAATCCTAAAGCAGATT TTATTAAAGCCCCCTCTAGACAATGCCTGTGCTATGCTAAGGATACTTGTGAGGCTAGACTCCAAACCCACAAGACTTTCTGAAGAAAGTATTATCAATTTGAGCAATTTCATTCCAAGCTACTTGATTGACGTTGTGCAT TGTATGGGAGGGTTTGATGCAGAACCCAAGGAAGCTCATTTTCGAACGCTGATGGACTATATTGTTCCTTGCTTTTACATGTTTGAAAGTAGTAGAAAGCTCTTGAATCTCGTGTTGAATGGGATGGGTTCAATGATAACTGAAAGtagaataaatgatattgttaGTGTCCTAATGTTGATGCTTAAGGATGATAAGATGAATCGAATTATTTCTTCATCGAGGGCTGAGTTTGATCATGTTTCACATAGCATACGCTCATTAAAG TTGGAGGATAGCAGTCTAACTGTTGGGGAAAGGCATAGAATACAATATGCGTTAGAGCAACTAAAGACTGTTAGAAGCTCATTAGATCAAGAGATGCAAAGAGCAAAGCAGGATATGTTACCCTAG
- the LOC131169038 gene encoding uncharacterized protein LOC131169038 isoform X3, whose amino-acid sequence MAKTKASSKKQQKRGIDFKKIKRKLGRKLLPPKNATNTEIKSKAIIIPEQSVASDKMSLAVSKKGLTLKELLQRTSHRNAKVHKDALMGMKDLFLMYPEELKLNMHEVIQKLCGRFGDEDKMVRETLYQLLKSVIFPTCNEDMPFIHLMMGYIFVAMANLAIEVRLMAFKFFDLIVQYYPAAFSLHGEKVLQNYADILQKNQFCLEDKGRLKNVLVGLLRCLSLLPSKKVEVDTFKKEVHRRVLHAYEPTRPTDFADISVIISKLKDLFPVLVNCFQDLIPLIHNTPQLDAQTFDFLHNILQSINLIVRFFVYATDKGYSESYASMSDQGISLVLLKKFLGVFPFNAVHSEKDDDRYFSLNVVIAEIFLHLDEWIRPPAELLEKFLAFMEHALLDKIHGETRSGREKQMLTLVHFMPKLVAQVIGDWKSRLLQAFTKTFLDCKPESSVKLACLAAIEEMLFSRKGMWQPDGYDPEVVGPLITWIRELPVLLILLGDRHPSSSEAVLHLLLDLGRFASPGTFLAKEYDEVQKSLQEFYCTYQEGDKCYGPFTRLPLECQKLSIYSLAYFSHLDSPLLTSVTLCCLRPDLDEDVLFLIIEHLHSIFRRGKIEIQDHLSFFVTLVTRFNVFPENIRSAIEEGTKFSNRGTFKELIGVVFSCLEQMGDASLVLFLLEREILKQILLKPPLDNACAMLRILVRLDSKPTRLSEESIINLSNFIPSYLIDVVHCMGGFDAEPKEAHFRTLMDYIVPCFYMFESSRKLLNLVLNGMGSMITESRINDIVSVLMLMLKDDKMNRIISSSRAEFDHVSHSIRSLKLEDSSLTVGERHRIQYALEQLKTVRSSLDQEMQRAKQDMLP is encoded by the exons ATGGCAAAAACTAAGGCTTCCTCAAAAAAGCAGCAAAAGCGTGGTATCGATTTCAAG AAAATTAAGCGGAAGCTTGGCAGGAAATTGCTACCGCCTAAGAATGCTACAAACACTGAAATTAAATCCAAag CAATTATTATTCCTGAGCAAAGTGTGGCATCAGACAAAATGAGTTTAGCTGTGAGCAAGAAAGGCTTGACTTTGAAAGAGCTTCTTCAACGAACTTCCCATCGCAATGCAAAAGTTCATAAAG ATGCATTGATGGGTATGAAGGATTTATTCCTTATGTATCCGGAAGAGCTCAAATTGAACATGCATGAAGTTATACAAAAACTATGTGGACGTTTTGGAGATGAGGATAAAATGGTTCGAGAAACCCTTTATCAACTTCTCAAATCAGTAATTTTTCCTACCTGCAACGAG GATATGCCTTTCATTCATTTAATGATGGGATACATTTTTGTCGCAATGGCAAATTTAGCAATTGAAGTTCGGCTTATGGCTTTCAAGTTTTTTGATCTCATTGTACAGTATTATCCAGCTGCATTTTCATTACATGGTGAAAAG GTTCTTCAAAATTATGCGGATATTCTGCAGAAGAACCAGTTCTGTTTAGAAGACAAGGGCAGGCTCAAGAATGTGCTTGTTGGTTTGTTGCGCTGCTTGTCACTGTTGCCATCTAAAAAAGTAGAAGTTGACACATTCAAGAAG GAAGTCCATAGGCGCGTGTTGCATGCTTATGAGCCTACGAGGCCTACAGATTTTGCTG ATATATCTGTCATCATCAGTAAACTAAAGGATTTATTTCCAGTTTTAGTCAATTGCTTCCAAGACCTCATTCCATTAATTCATAATACGCCACAATTGGATGCACAAACATTTGATTTCTTACATAACATACTTCAGAGCATCAACCTTATAGTCAGATTTTTCGTTTATGCGACTGACAAGGGTTATTCAGAATCATATGCATCTATGTCGGATCAAGGCATCTCATTGGTGCTACTGAAGAAGTTTCTAGGTGTATTTCCGTTCAACGCAGTGCATTCAGAAAAG GATGATGACCGATATTTTTCCCTGAATGTTGTGATTGCTGAAATATTTTTGCACTTAGATGAATGGATCCGCCCTCCTGCTGAGTTACTAGAGAAATTTCTTGCATTCATGGAGCATGCACTGCTTGACAAG ATCCATGGTGAAACAAGGTCTGGCAGAGAAAAGCAGATGCTTACACTGGTTCATTTTATGCCAAAACTTGTAGCACAAGTGATAGGCGACTGGAAGTCTCGCCTTCTACAG GCATTTACAAAGACATTCCTTGATTGCAAACCAGAGTCTTCAGTAAAATTGGCTTGCCTTGCCGCAATTGAAGAAATGCTTTTTTCT AGAAAAGGAATGTGGCAACCAGATGGATATGATCCAGAAGTAGTGGGCCCTCTTATTACTTGGATAAGAGAGCTACCTGTGTTGTTAATCCTGCTCGGTGATAGGCATCCATCCTCTTCTGAG GCTGTGTTGCATCTTCTGCTTGACCTGGGTCGATTTGCTTCACCGGGTACTTTCCTTGCAAAGGAATACGACGAGGTGCAAAAGTCGCTACAAGAATTTTACTGCACGTATCAAGAAG GGGATAAATGTTATGGTCCTTTCACAAGGCTTCCATTGGAGTGTCAAAAACTCTCCATCTATAGTCTTGCTTACTTTTCTCACCTAGATTCACCTTTGCTGACGTCAGTAACTTTATGTTGCCTCC GTCCTGACTTGGATGAAGATGTCTTGTTTCTGATCATAGAACATTTGCATTCAATATTTAGACGCGGCAAAATTGAGATACAGGACCACCTTAGCTTCTTTGTCACGCTAGTCACCCGTTTCAATGTTTTTCCAG AAAATATTCGCTCTGCAATTGAGGAAGGTACAAAGTTCTCAAATCGTGGAACTTTCAAGGAATTGATTGGTGTTGTTTTCTCATGCCTGGAACAGATGGGTGATGCTTCCCTAGTTTTATTTCTATTGGAGAGAGAAATCCTAAAGCAGATT TTATTAAAGCCCCCTCTAGACAATGCCTGTGCTATGCTAAGGATACTTGTGAGGCTAGACTCCAAACCCACAAGACTTTCTGAAGAAAGTATTATCAATTTGAGCAATTTCATTCCAAGCTACTTGATTGACGTTGTGCAT TGTATGGGAGGGTTTGATGCAGAACCCAAGGAAGCTCATTTTCGAACGCTGATGGACTATATTGTTCCTTGCTTTTACATGTTTGAAAGTAGTAGAAAGCTCTTGAATCTCGTGTTGAATGGGATGGGTTCAATGATAACTGAAAGtagaataaatgatattgttaGTGTCCTAATGTTGATGCTTAAGGATGATAAGATGAATCGAATTATTTCTTCATCGAGGGCTGAGTTTGATCATGTTTCACATAGCATACGCTCATTAAAG TTGGAGGATAGCAGTCTAACTGTTGGGGAAAGGCATAGAATACAATATGCGTTAGAGCAACTAAAGACTGTTAGAAGCTCATTAGATCAAGAGATGCAAAGAGCAAAGCAGGATATGTTACCCTAG
- the LOC131169038 gene encoding uncharacterized protein LOC131169038 isoform X1 — MGMKDLFLMYPEELKLNMHEVIQKLCGRFGDEDKMVRETLYQLLKSVIFPTCNEDMPFIHLMMGYIFVAMANLAIEVRLMAFKFFDLIVQYYPAAFSLHGEKVLQNYADILQKNQFCLEDKGRLKNVLVGLLRCLSLLPSKKVEVDTFKKEVHRRVLHAYEPTRPTDFADISVIISKLKDLFPVLVNCFQDLIPLIHNTPQLDAQTFDFLHNILQSINLIVRFFVYATDKGYSESYASMSDQGISLVLLKKFLGVFPFNAVHSEKDDDRYFSLNVVIAEIFLHLDEWIRPPAELLEKFLAFMEHALLDKIHGETRSGREKQMLTLVHFMPKLVAQVIGDWKSRLLQAFTKTFLDCKPESSVKLACLAAIEEMLFSRKGMWQPDGYDPEVVGPLITWIRELPVLLILLGDRHPSSSEAVLHLLLDLGRFASPGTFLAKEYDEVQKSLQEFYCTYQEGPDLDEDVLFLIIEHLHSIFRRGKIEIQDHLSFFVTLVTRFNVFPENIRSAIEEGTKFSNRGTFKELIGVVFSCLEQMGDASLVLFLLEREILKQILLKPPLDNACAMLRILVRLDSKPTRLSEESIINLSNFIPSYLIDVVHCMGGFDAEPKEAHFRTLMDYIVPCFYMFESSRKLLNLVLNGMGSMITESRINDIVSVLMLMLKDDKMNRIISSSRAEFDHVSHSIRSLKLEDSSLTVGERHRIQYALEQLKTVRSSLDQEMQRAKQDMLP; from the exons ATGGGTATGAAGGATTTATTCCTTATGTATCCGGAAGAGCTCAAATTGAACATGCATGAAGTTATACAAAAACTATGTGGACGTTTTGGAGATGAGGATAAAATGGTTCGAGAAACCCTTTATCAACTTCTCAAATCAGTAATTTTTCCTACCTGCAACGAG GATATGCCTTTCATTCATTTAATGATGGGATACATTTTTGTCGCAATGGCAAATTTAGCAATTGAAGTTCGGCTTATGGCTTTCAAGTTTTTTGATCTCATTGTACAGTATTATCCAGCTGCATTTTCATTACATGGTGAAAAG GTTCTTCAAAATTATGCGGATATTCTGCAGAAGAACCAGTTCTGTTTAGAAGACAAGGGCAGGCTCAAGAATGTGCTTGTTGGTTTGTTGCGCTGCTTGTCACTGTTGCCATCTAAAAAAGTAGAAGTTGACACATTCAAGAAG GAAGTCCATAGGCGCGTGTTGCATGCTTATGAGCCTACGAGGCCTACAGATTTTGCTG ATATATCTGTCATCATCAGTAAACTAAAGGATTTATTTCCAGTTTTAGTCAATTGCTTCCAAGACCTCATTCCATTAATTCATAATACGCCACAATTGGATGCACAAACATTTGATTTCTTACATAACATACTTCAGAGCATCAACCTTATAGTCAGATTTTTCGTTTATGCGACTGACAAGGGTTATTCAGAATCATATGCATCTATGTCGGATCAAGGCATCTCATTGGTGCTACTGAAGAAGTTTCTAGGTGTATTTCCGTTCAACGCAGTGCATTCAGAAAAG GATGATGACCGATATTTTTCCCTGAATGTTGTGATTGCTGAAATATTTTTGCACTTAGATGAATGGATCCGCCCTCCTGCTGAGTTACTAGAGAAATTTCTTGCATTCATGGAGCATGCACTGCTTGACAAG ATCCATGGTGAAACAAGGTCTGGCAGAGAAAAGCAGATGCTTACACTGGTTCATTTTATGCCAAAACTTGTAGCACAAGTGATAGGCGACTGGAAGTCTCGCCTTCTACAG GCATTTACAAAGACATTCCTTGATTGCAAACCAGAGTCTTCAGTAAAATTGGCTTGCCTTGCCGCAATTGAAGAAATGCTTTTTTCT AGAAAAGGAATGTGGCAACCAGATGGATATGATCCAGAAGTAGTGGGCCCTCTTATTACTTGGATAAGAGAGCTACCTGTGTTGTTAATCCTGCTCGGTGATAGGCATCCATCCTCTTCTGAG GCTGTGTTGCATCTTCTGCTTGACCTGGGTCGATTTGCTTCACCGGGTACTTTCCTTGCAAAGGAATACGACGAGGTGCAAAAGTCGCTACAAGAATTTTACTGCACGTATCAAGAAG GTCCTGACTTGGATGAAGATGTCTTGTTTCTGATCATAGAACATTTGCATTCAATATTTAGACGCGGCAAAATTGAGATACAGGACCACCTTAGCTTCTTTGTCACGCTAGTCACCCGTTTCAATGTTTTTCCAG AAAATATTCGCTCTGCAATTGAGGAAGGTACAAAGTTCTCAAATCGTGGAACTTTCAAGGAATTGATTGGTGTTGTTTTCTCATGCCTGGAACAGATGGGTGATGCTTCCCTAGTTTTATTTCTATTGGAGAGAGAAATCCTAAAGCAGATT TTATTAAAGCCCCCTCTAGACAATGCCTGTGCTATGCTAAGGATACTTGTGAGGCTAGACTCCAAACCCACAAGACTTTCTGAAGAAAGTATTATCAATTTGAGCAATTTCATTCCAAGCTACTTGATTGACGTTGTGCAT TGTATGGGAGGGTTTGATGCAGAACCCAAGGAAGCTCATTTTCGAACGCTGATGGACTATATTGTTCCTTGCTTTTACATGTTTGAAAGTAGTAGAAAGCTCTTGAATCTCGTGTTGAATGGGATGGGTTCAATGATAACTGAAAGtagaataaatgatattgttaGTGTCCTAATGTTGATGCTTAAGGATGATAAGATGAATCGAATTATTTCTTCATCGAGGGCTGAGTTTGATCATGTTTCACATAGCATACGCTCATTAAAG TTGGAGGATAGCAGTCTAACTGTTGGGGAAAGGCATAGAATACAATATGCGTTAGAGCAACTAAAGACTGTTAGAAGCTCATTAGATCAAGAGATGCAAAGAGCAAAGCAGGATATGTTACCCTAG
- the LOC131180152 gene encoding protein CHROMOSOME TRANSMISSION FIDELITY 7-like, with protein MGNEGPGSDVLTTPISKDLCLKPESRSSGKVLNKKRSYAQFHLDLGQSDFNFRTCSACGVKYAPGEEEDEKNHKTFHRNYTHGNERVVHMPCSELGRIVLVLGSYSPAQRNKVQEVVKMMEIELGGGWIFHKLCKARGFLTIIKFFLMWALVYLFISSQRVAGCLVAEPIKEAFKVLPCSVDKRSDATKKNSKSDSTTLRFGEIKLQRETTKKAPTVNSLEVLDRKSNGAIVCEEKAVSAICGIRAIWVTPSNRRKRIAAQLLDAIAFSPPTSAGKALTFSYTGTASFMVYNPNAVDS; from the exons ATGG GCAATGAAGGACCTGGAAGTGATGTATTGACAACACCCATTTCAAAGGATCTGTGTCTGAAACCAGAATCGAGGAGTTCTGGGAAAGTTCTCAACAAGAAGAGAAGCTATGCACAGTTCCATTTGGACTTGGGTCAATCTGATTTCAATTTCCGTACATGTTCCGCATGTGGGGTTAAATATGCTCCTGGGGAAGAAGAGGATGAGAAGAACCATAAAACATTTCACAGGAATTACACTCACGG GAATGAAAGGGTCGTTCATATGCCTTGCTCTGAGTTGGGGCGCATTGTTTTGGTGTTAGGCAGTTACTCTCCTGCTCAGAGAAATAAG GTACAGGAGGTTGTAAAGATGATGGAAATTGAACTTGGTGGTGGATGGATTTTTCATAAGCTCTGTAAGGCAAGAGGTTTCTTGACAATTATCAAATT TTTTCTCATGTGGGCTTTG gtgtatctatttatatCTTCTCAGAGAGTTGCTGGTTGTCTAGTTGCTGAACCAATAAAAGAAGCATTCAAAGTCCTTCCTTGTTCAGTGGATAAAAGATCTGATGCTACTAAAAAGAATTCGAAATCAGATTCAACCACTCTTCGATTTGGGGAAATCAAATTGCAGAGGGAAACCACAAAAAAAGCCCCCACTGTCAATTCTCTTGAAGTGTTGGATAGGAAGAGCAATGGAGCTATTGTCTGTGAAGAGAAAGCTGTGTCCGCTATTTGTGGCATTAGAGCAATCTGGGTCACTCCCTCTAACAGAAGAAAGCGCATTGCCGCCCAGTTACTGGATGCT ATAGCATTCTCCCCACCAACGTCAGCAGGAAAGGCATTAACATTCAGTTATACTGGAACTGCATCATTCATGGTGTACAACCCTAATGCTGTGGACAGTTGA